Proteins encoded within one genomic window of Episyrphus balteatus chromosome 1, idEpiBalt1.1, whole genome shotgun sequence:
- the LOC129907474 gene encoding regulator of hypoxia-inducible factor 1-like: MIVFNILLICMLPFGAMCYFNMTAYRQMPPLYILDDYDMCLDNIKQSSYCLVLGQIVPNETSSLWNQISNFSAVTKRHFRHDYIYFGVCLNPCKKLLHPFSPFRKDMLYAGKIHDNELVDYFTDINKRESDNRIVYDKIINTCINYKFNKQYDLQVRSFVQYCVQNNEPNKFDGLENTFMSLLGMLILLVLFSSYYDRKLKQIEPLNMQGYDFYKCPLQTRNETILTSFSLFRNYFRLVVPSRGELARDFRFLETFRFFAIIMVIFAHALLILKAVPTLNTEYAERTFYKLESNIFINGSVIVQIFLVMSSFLLCVNFQKSMALNKPGISEWFKLIIYRYLRLAPSLGFVIFLNASILPRLQDGPFWRHVSEPEYILCRETWWTNLLFINNFTLRKSCLHQTWYIAADFQLYIIASAILIIIARYPYTKKLIFGIAIIISFLSLGLVTYYQELDAVHQETPDSYRYLFWTNGDTIYKGYAPFYTNFGGFVFGTISGFIYLKYKTEGLNLKEKKTKINLILFASLPLPFLLLLSGEIFYQIEFPRPSIWVSLYAALFRNVWALICCSFVLLMSFKAGSILYKFSSMKVFVPLGRLSFQVYLIHLNVIRCLGGCVRQPVYVNNLIVTMYILASIAISFMVAFFLYLLFELPLTNIINSAIKSGESSKPKNIKTMHGSNKEETTET; encoded by the exons atgattgtatttaatattttattaatttgtatgcTTCCTTTCGGAGCAATGTGTTATTTTAATA tGACCGCCTATAGGCAAATGCCACCATTATATATTTTGGATGATTATGATATGTGTTTGGATAATATTAAGCAATCATCTTATTGCTTGGTGTTGGGACAAATTGTACCAAATGAGACTTCAAGTCTTTGGAATCAAATTTCA aatttttcaGCAGTAACAAAGCGTCACTTCCGTCatgattatatttattttggtgTTTGCTTGAATCCTTGCAAAAAGCTTTTACATCCATTCAGTCCATTTCGTAAGGATATGCTGTATGCTGGAAAAATACACGACAATGAG CTTGTTGACTATTTTACAGATATAAATAAACGAGAATCTGACAACAGAATAGTTTATGATAAAATTATAAACACATgtataaattacaaatttaataaGCAATATGATCTGCAAGTGCGATCCTTTGTTCAATATTGCGTTCAAAATAACGAACCAAATAAATTTGATGGCCTGGAGAATACATTTATGAGTCTGCTTGGAATGCTCATCCTTTTAGTTTTATTCTCATCATACTATGATcgaaaattgaaacaaatagaACCTTTAAATATGCAAGGATATGATTTTTATAAATGTCCTTTACAAACAAGAA atgaaACAATTTTGACATCATTTTCGCTATTTCGAAATTACTTTCGATTAGTTGTACCTTCACGTGGGGAACTGGCACGAGATTTCAGATTCCTGGAAACGTTTCGATTCTTCGCTATTATTATGGTAATATTTGCCCATGCCctgctcattttaaaagcagttCCCACACTAAACACAGAATATGCTGAACGAACCTTTTACAAGCTTGAATCAAATATCTTTATTAATGGCAGCGTTATTGTTCAGATATTTTTAGTTATGAGTAGTTTTTTATTATgtgtgaattttcaaaaatcgatggCTTTAAATAAACCTGGTATCTCCGAGTGGTTTAAACTGATTATATATCGATATTTAAG attAGCACCGTCATTgggttttgtgatttttttaaatgcttcaaTATTGCCTCGACTTCAAGATGGACCATTCTGGAGGCATGTTTCTGAACCAGAGTATATACTTTGTAGAGAAACATGGTGGACAAATTTATTGTTTATCAATAATTTTACACTGAGAAAAAGT TGTCTTCATCAAACTTGGTACATAGCAGCAGATTTTCAATTGTATATAATAGCATCTGCAATACTCATCATAATTGCGAG atatccatacacaaaaaaattaattttcggaATAGCCATCATCATATCATTCTTATCTTTAGGTCTTGTAACCTATTATCAGGAGCTAGATGCTGTTCATCAAGAAACACCTGA ttcTTATCGATATTTATTTTGGACCAATGGTGACACTATATACAAAGGATATGCACCCTTCTATACAAACTTTGGAGGATTTGTCTTTGGCACAATTAGTGGATTTATCTATTTGAAATACAAAACGGAAGGTCtgaatttgaaggaaaaaaagactaaaataaatttgatactCTTTGCATCACTTCCATTACCATTCCTTCTGTTACTTTCTGgtgaaatattttatcaaatcgAATTTCCAAGACCATCAATCTGGGTTAGCCTGTATGCTGCATTATTTCGAAATGTTTGGGCTTTAATATGCTGTTCATTTGTATTATTGATGTCTTTCAAAGCTGGAT cAATACTTTATAAATTCTCATCGATGAAAGTTTTCGTGCCCCTTGGAAGACTATCATTTCAAGTTTACCTTATTCATTTGAATGTTATACGATGTCTTGGTGGATGTGTACGTCAACCagtttatgttaataatttaattGTG ACTATGTATATTTTAGCAAGTATTGCTATTTCATTTATGGTTGCATTCTTCTTGTATTTACTTTTTGAGTTGCCTTTAACTAATATTATAAATTCAGCTATAAAAAGTG GTGAATCTTCAAAACCTAAAAACATTAAGACGATGCATGGGTCCAATAAAGAAGAAACAACAGAAACTTAA